From Lytechinus pictus isolate F3 Inbred chromosome 6, Lp3.0, whole genome shotgun sequence, the proteins below share one genomic window:
- the LOC129262886 gene encoding heparan sulfate glucosamine 3-O-sulfotransferase 1-like → MRRQRRKILLTIGCFVGAILLLMTLDYLGEGDLGEDEGGESLSSIRFLSLFFSRRNHPGVSKDSDITCYFFQRWRPEEPLSQPELDARQCQKRMPHGLVVGVKKGGTTAMARYLGLHPKVSFSRSVQPGPDITDATMAKWKETFRLTSAYQMPVTGYPGLFSGMQPQLLQMLRKHLPADIKLILMLRDPVERLVSDFVHTATIADRYQGEERKNFEELEGFKGTLHATVLDDLGHVNPFASIVRLGMYAMDLRALYQQIPEERVLIVDGNEFKKDPFPILIQVERFLELPPFFKRDHFQYNTNKHFYCANIESRPDVKCLNSQKGRKHPKISDAVIDKLYDFYRPRNQELKSDFGLNFSWIDL, encoded by the coding sequence AtgagaagacaaagaagaaagaTCCTCCTGACGATTGGCTGTTTTGTTGGTGCGATTCTTCTTCTCATGACTCTTGACTACCTTGGAGAGGGAGATTTGGGAGAGGACGAAGGCGGCGAATCTCTTTCTTCCATCAGGTTTTTATCGCTTTTCTTTAGCAGAAGGAATCATCCAGGAGTGTCCAAAGACAGCGACATCACATGTTACTTCTTTCAGAGATGGCGACCCGAAGAACCCCTGTCTCAGCCAGAACTTGACGCCAGGCAATGTCAGAAGCGAATGCCACATGGACTTGTTGTAGGAGTCAAGAAGGGTGGAACAACCGCCATGGCAAGGTATCTGGGCTTACACCCAAAGGTATCTTTCTCCCGTTCCGTCCAACCTGGTCCGGACATCACTGACGCAACAATGGCCAAGTGGAAGGAGACCTTCCGACTGACGTCCGCATATCAGATGCCAGTCACAGGATATCCGGGTCTCTTCAGCGGCATGCAACCGCAACTGCTGCAGATGTTGAGGAAACATCTTCCTGCGGATATCAAGTTGATCCTGATGCTCCGGGACCCAGTGGAGCGGTTGGTGTCTGACTTCGTGCATACGGCGACCATTGCCGACCGCTACCAAGGAGAGGAGAGGAAGAATTTTGAAGAACTCGAGGGGTTCAAAGGAACCCTTCACGCTACTGTGTTGGATGATCTCGGTCACGTGAATCCCTTCGCTTCAATAGTCCGCCTAGGAATGTACGCCATGGACTTGAGGGCGCTTTACCAACAGATACCTGAGGAAAGAGTTCTAATAGTCGACGGTAACGAATTTAAGAAAGACCCATTTCCGATCTTGATTCAAGTGGAACGTTTTTTAGAACTGCCCCCATTTTTCAAGCGTGATCACTTCCAGTACAACacaaacaaacatttttattgCGCGAATATTGAAAGCAGGCCCGACGTGAAATGTCTGAACTCGCAGAAGGGCCGAAAGCACCCGAAGATTTCCGATGCAGTCATCGACAAGTTGTACGATTTCTACCGTCCCCGCAATCAGGAACTTAAAAGTGATTTCGGTTTGAACTTTTCCTGGATAGACCTCTGA